The following coding sequences are from one Augochlora pura isolate Apur16 chromosome 6, APUR_v2.2.1, whole genome shotgun sequence window:
- the LOC144470743 gene encoding uncharacterized protein LOC144470743 produces MPQKLDVFHKIKNILDAAALQYYTFTPREERKKTLVLKGIGSDFTEKDVKEYINNKNLPNLEVVEVTKMSYDRNNRNKFHFIIHITPNSKSLALTNTKYILHQQVRWERLRKKGIFQCRRCQRIGHASSNCHLKFRCVKCGKDHGPIALGGVCEMDAPGNDTQVKCANCGNHGHPASYKGCPYLSMAQNIKKRANEIRRTLRSERTKKIDRFTTLGISYAVMAGNQYKSSFPPLRREINIEEKFNKVARYTNNVNTINKSQIIADTHKSEQNDNILQLEGLLNSFRDSMLSMMKEQLQEIDKKITNNARRIDYILDHFEN; encoded by the coding sequence ATGCCACAAAAATTGGATGTATTCCACAAAATCAAAAACATACTAGACGCAGCAGCCCTCCAATATTATACTTTCACTCCCAgggaagaaaggaagaagaCTCTGGTTCTGAAGGGCATCGGATCAGACTTCACCGAGAAAGATGTAAAAGAGTATATCAACAACAAAAACCTCCCCAACCTTGAGGTGGTCGAGGTCACCAAAATGTCATACGATAGGAACAACAGAAACAAGTTCCATTTCATAATCCATATCACACCCAACAGCAAATCACTAGCGCTcacaaatacaaaatacatattgCACCAACAGGTAAGATGGGAGAGATTGAGGAAAAAAGGGATCTTCCAGTGCAGAAGATGCCAGCGAATCGGGCACGCCAGCAGCAACTGCCACCTTAAGTTCAGGTGTGTGAAGTGTGGCAAAGACCATGGCCCAATTGCGCTCGGTGGAGTCTGCGAAATGGATGCACCTGGGAACGACACCCAGGTGAAATGCGCAAACTGTGGAAACCATGGACACCCGGCGTCCTACAAGGGATGCCCATACTTGTCCATGGcacaaaacataaaaaaacgGGCCAACGAGATAAGAAGAACATTAAGAAGTGAGAGGACAAAGAAAATTGATCGGTTCACCACTCTGGGCATCTCATATGCAGTAATGGCGGGGAACCAGTACAAATCAAGCTTCCCCCCACTACGGAgggaaattaatatagaagaaaaatttaacaaagtaGCGCGATACACGAACAACGTAAACACGATTAATAAATCCCAAATAATAGCGGATACACACAAAAGTGAACAAAATGATAACATCTTACAACTTGAGGGCTTACTCAACAGCTTCAGGGATAGCATGTTATCCATGATGAAAGAGCAACTACAAGAAATAGACAAGAAAATCACGAACAACGCCAGAAGAATAGACTATATACTAGACCACTTTGAAAACTAA
- the LOC144470742 gene encoding uncharacterized protein LOC144470742, with protein sequence MSERRSFLARGEDDASSRQRSSSKHGNRSSSDSELAQGKSKGRRTKSREKWPLLDGLTVDELARYRRRRVQGQPKDNLGLYSGSEDRLFEPGKIIGLSDEDSPKENVWLEGSKRVDDAQPKDLLDEGTEASDLEEIDDRRKVDTEPETTNKESLIALPHTNEDETMETQTESSKFVSHFGAPKRRPSPIRRGTALKRGGQFYTDTETFSSYVAYAGQHRPELARRATSLRMEGDLQTTTEKCEKFIQWLNVSRPGLMRVPTHLKLEGEIETTTENHEKYVPFVGVRRPELLRQHTNLKLEGESNFMPEYTEVFKRHSNRERPQPVKPETHLRTGTDFFKSTENAENFINPRVREAQLMSELNKDVEEEEKKRKEQKEKQTEEEMKMLVSKLEDLKGPPLEVPEYKDAYKNFPRERPKILKPEDEIGRADGSKIPSSPASKFSTKIDQDPEYKSKYLDYQRDHPVYRKPPLTVRSTLVPPEFCPPYGKQDARRNDYELTSEVRSQYVPYGCVPKVESLRMPSSLRLEGNLDLEPEYRMAYCTKRESQCANPRMHRRRDHSLSASRRKENHWMNNVDQSDHANTVQDRNAFQVLKTRIHEDNVCGKPPSGSRRHSRTSQIHLQKLGQLDTPECNRLKDESSGPSYRLHVCNVDDEPQGFRRRRSPSLQSSGRIRNPSPDRALPADVIRPYSPSFGKGTKQHNNDQSFVVLDNEVFDSNKNEIRRKMADRNYNIDGTLVHSKGRNRATSNWMPPWYDSTNTI encoded by the exons ATGAGCGAAAGGAGGAGTTTTTTAGCACGTGGCGAGGACGATGCTTCTTCGAG GCAAAGGTCCTCCTCGAAACATGGCAACAGATCATCCTCGGACAGCGAGCTAGCGCAGGGTAAGAGCAAAGGGCGTAGAACGAAATCGAGGGAGAAATGGCCGCTCTTGGACGGGTTGACCGTCGACGAATTGGCACGTTACCGGCGCAGGAGGGTTCAAGGTCAGCCGAAAGACAATCTTGGACTTTACTCGGGATCGGAGGACAGGCTGTTCGAGCCTGGGAAAATCATCGGTCTCAGTGACGAGGATTCGCCCAAG GAAAATGTTTGGCTGGAAGGAAGCAAACGGGTCGACGATGCTCAACCGAAGGATTTGTTAGACGAAGGCACGGAAGCGTCGGATCTGGAAGAGATCGACGACCGAAGAAAGGTGGACACGGAACCAGAAACAACGAACAAAGAATCTCTAATTGCTTTGCCGCATACCAACGAGGATGAAACGATGGAGACTCAGACCGAGAGCTCCAAGTTCGTCAGCCATTTTGGAGCTCCTAAACGACGACCATCTCCGATTAGAAG GGGCACCGCTTTAAAGAGGGGTGGACAGTTTTACACGGACACGGAAACGTTCTCTTCGTACGTGGCGTACGCGGGCCAACACAGGCCGGAACTAGCCCGAAGAGCGACGTCATTGAGGATGGAGGGCGACTTGCAGACGACCACTGAGAAATGCGAGAAATTCATCCAGTGGTTGAACGTCAGCCGTCCAGGACTTATGCGCGTGCCCACGCACCTGAAGCTCGAGGGTGAGATCGAAACGACCACCGAAAACCATGAGAAATATGTGCCGTTCGTCGGGGTGCGTAGACCGGAACTGCTCAGGCAGCATACGAATCTAAAGCTGGAAGGCGAATCGAACTTCATGCCGGAGTACACCGAAGTTTTCAAGAGGCACAGCAACAGAG AAAGACCGCAGCCAGTGAAACCGGAAACGCATCTAAGAACGGGAACAGATTTCTTTAAGAGCACCGAGAACGCGGAGAACTTTATCAATCCCCGTGTAAGAGAGGCACAGCTGATGAGCGAATTGAATAAAGACgtcgaggaggaggagaaaaaGCGAAAAGAACAGAAGGAGAAGCAAACGGAAGAAGAGATGAAAATGTTGGTGTCGAAGTTGGAGGACTTGAAGGGTCCGCCGCTCGAAGTTCCTGAGTACAAAGACGCATACAAG AACTTTCCAAGGGAGCGACCGAAGATTTTAAAACCGGAAGATGAAATTGGTCGAGCAGACGGCTCGAAGATCCCTTCCTCGCCCGCCAGCAAATTTTCGACAAAAATCGATCAGGATCCAGAGTATAAGTCTAAATACTTGGATTATCAAAGGGACCACCCTGTGTACCGGAAACCGCCCTTAACGGTAAGGTCGACGCTGGTTCCTCCGGAATTCTGCCCGCCTTATGGCAAACAGGATGCCAGACGGAACGATTACGAGCTCACCAGCGAGGTGAGATCTCAATACGTGCCTTACGGTTGCGTGCCGAAGGTGGAATCCTTAAGGATGCCATCCAGTTTGCGTCTGGAGGGAAATCTCGACCTTGAACCGGAATACAGGATGGCTTATTGTACGAAACGCGAAAGCCAATGCGCCAATCCGAGAATGCATCGTAGACGAGATCATAGTTTAAGTGCTTCCAGACGGAAAGAGAATCACTGGATGAACAATGTGGATCAGAGCGATCATGCGAACACTGTCCAAGATCGCAACGCTTTTCAAGTGTTGAAAACCCGGATTCACGAGGACAACGTTTGCGGCAAACCGCCGTCGGGTAGTCGCAG ACATTCGAGGACTTCCCAAATTCACCTGCAAAAACTAGGCCAGCTAGATACGCCAGAATGCAACAGATTAAAGGACGAATCGTCTGGTCCATCTTATCGGCTTCATGTCTGTAACGTCGACGATGAACCCCAAGGTTTTCGACGCAGACGATCGCCGTCACTTCAGTCTTCCGGAAGGATACGAAATCCTTCACCTGACCGTGCACTTCCCGCTGATGTTATCAGACCATATTCTCCTAGTTTCGGTAAAGGCACTAAGCAACATAATAATGATCAATCATTTGTCGTTTTGGATAATGAAGTTTTtgactcgaataaaaatgagataCGCAGGAAAATGGCagatagaaattataatatcgatGGCACGCTTGTCCACTCGAAAGGAAGAAATAGAGCCACAAGTAATTGGATGCCACCATGGTATGATAGTACAAACACCATTTAA
- the Pdcd-5 gene encoding programmed cell death 5 yields MADPELEAIRQQRLAQLQQQYKHGNIDNKQAMEEKKREMEEMRNSILIQVLDQSARARLNTLSIGKPEKGKMVEDIILNMAQRGRLPGKLGEKELINLLESVNQQTKRTTVVKFDRRRAALDSDDDDL; encoded by the exons ATGGCGGACCCAGAACTAGAAGCGATCAGACAGCAGCGATTAGCTCAATTACAACAACAATATAAG catggaaatattgataataaacaaGCAATGGAGGAGAAGAAGCGAGAGATGGAAGAAAtgagaaattcaattcttaTTCAAGTATTGGATCAGTCAGCCAGGGCAAGAC TTAATACGTTAAGTATTGGTAAACcagagaaaggaaaaatggtagaagatataatattgaatatggcACAACGAGGTCGGCTACCTGGTAAACTAGGTGAAAAAGAGCTTATTAATCTACTTGAAAGTGTAAATCAGCAAACAAAACGAACTACTGTTGTCAAG ttCGATAGGCGAAGAGCAGCACTAGATTCTGATGACGATGATTTATag